From the genome of Globicephala melas chromosome 11, mGloMel1.2, whole genome shotgun sequence, one region includes:
- the IQCF1 gene encoding IQ domain-containing protein F1 produces the protein MMGEKDQPKTINEHTKNEPQQNELILKSLPPAPLSNLEKAEAKQENIAATKGVDDANKRLRAIPRTQNRPPISNPEVVKIQAWWRGTLVCSTLLHVALRVWIIQGWWRHKLVKLHENRQRTALENFTRKEWVAVRLQSWVRMWRICWRYCHLLNAARIIQAYWRCHSCASQGFIKGHYRVTANQLHLELEILLGSGPCIVTECIPLPIKQ, from the exons ATGATGGGG GAGAAGGAccagcccaaaacaattaatgaaCACACCAAAAATGAGCCTCAGCAGAATGAGCTGATCTTGAAATCTTTACCGCCAGCACCATTATCGAACTTAGagaaggcagag GCTAAACAAGAGAATATAGCTGCAACAAAGGGAGTAGATGATGCTAATAAGAGACTCAGAGCA ATCCCAAGAACCCAAAACAGGCCTCCCATCAGTAATCCAGAAGTAGTAAAGATCCAGGCCTGGTGGCGGGGCACCCTGGTGTGCAGCACACTGCTGCACGTGGCTCTCAGAGTGTGGATCATTCAGGGCTGGTGGAGGCATAAGCTGGTGAAGCTGCATGAGAACAGGCAGCGGACAGCTCTGGAGAACTTTACACGGAAGGAGTGGGTAGCAGTCAGGCTGCAGTCCTGGGTCCGCATGTGGCGCATCTGTTGGCGCTACTGCCATTTGCTCAACGCTGCCCGCATCATCCAGGCCTACTGGAGATGCCACTCCTGCGCTTCCCAGGGTTTCATCAAGGGCCACTACAGAGTCACGGCCAACCAGCTGCATCTCGAACTCGAGATCTTGCTGGGCTCAGGGCCTTGCATTGTGACAGAGTGTATTCCCCTTCCAATAAAGCAGTGA
- the LOC115858931 gene encoding IQ domain-containing protein F5-like: MQARTHSPPDLVGVGSSRGVEMEKEGNPLLAKPSGPKVRIMMMEEQKAAVFIQAWWRGTLVRRTLLHTALRAWIIQRWWKQKLVKLQEKRRRTSLECYARQEWAAVKLQSWFRMWCIRLRYCRLLHAVRIIQVYWRWHSCHTRGFIQGRYDLKENQLNLQLEISLGSQACSVQQYIPLPIQE, encoded by the exons ATGCAGGCTAGGACTCATTCCCCTCCAGACCTGGTTGGTGTGGGAAGTTCCAGAGGtgtggagatggagaaagaaggCAACCCACTTCTAGCCAAACCTTCTG GCCCCAAAGTAAGAATCATGATGATGGAAGAACAGAAAGCGGCTGTTTTCATCCAAGCCTGGTGGCGGGGCACCCTGGTGCGCAGGACTCTGCTGCACACGGCTCTCAGAGCGTGGATCATTCAACGCTGGTGGAAACAGAAGCTGGTGAAGCTGCAGGAGAAGAGGCGGCGGACGTCTCTAGAATGCTACGCGCGGCAAGAATGGGCAGCTGTCAAGCTACAATCCTGGTTCCGCATGTGGTGCATCCGCCTTCGTTACTGCCGTTTGCTCCACGCTGTCCGCATCATTCAGGTCTATTGGCGCTGGCATAGCTGCCATACCCGTGGCTTTATTCAGGGCCGTTACGACCTCAAAGAAAACCAACTGAATCTTCAACTTGAAATCTCTTTGGGCTCGCAAGCTTGTAGTGTACAACAGTACATACCCCTTCCAATACAGGAATGA
- the IQCF2 gene encoding LOW QUALITY PROTEIN: IQ domain-containing protein F2 (The sequence of the model RefSeq protein was modified relative to this genomic sequence to represent the inferred CDS: substituted 1 base at 1 genomic stop codon) — translation MGVRFCTDGNSILIVIEDSEDEIRLKQKKKQKQKXQQKKEKNIKERIKAAEKIQAWLRGTLVHQTLLHAALKAWIIQCWWRLTMDRLWQKKRRAALISYAHTERAVVKLQALVCMWHIHWCYCQVLNAIYMIQYHWQGHNYQTCALLRGHCVVTATHLQFHIEIINP, via the exons ATGGGGGTTCGATTTTGT ACAGACGGCAATTCAATTTTAATTGTGATTGAGGATTCCGAAGACGAAATTAGGTTGAAGCAGaagaagaagcagaagcagaagtaGCAGCAGAAAAAAGAG aaaaatataaaagaaagaataaaagcagCCGAGAAGATCCAGGCCTGGTTGCGTGGAACCCTGGTGCACCAGACATTGTTACACGCAGCCCTCAAGGCCTGGATCATTCAGTGCTGGTGGAGACTGACAATGGACAGGCTGTGGCAGAAGAAGCGGAGGGCAGCCCTGATTTCCTACGCACACACAGAGAGGGCAGTGGTCAAGCTCCAGGCTTTGGTCTGTATGTGGCACATCCACTGGTGTTACTGCCAGGTGCTCAATGCCATCTACATGATCCAGTACCACTGGCAAGGCCACAACTACCAGACCTGTGCTCTTCTCCGGGGCCACTGTGTAGTCACAGCCACTCACCTGCAGTTCCACATTGAAATCATCAACCCCTAA